ATCGGTAAGGGTTCTTTTTGATACATTAATGATGGTGGCGGGGAGGTTAGAGGTTGGTGCTGGTTGAGTCCTGTTGGTTCGTCTGGATTTAAGGTTTTGGAGTTTTGAAAGGTGGCCTGCTCTTAGCTTCTGGCAAGTGAAGTCTATTTTGGCAAAGATTGGTTGATAGTCTTCCTCCAATGTaacttctttgatttcttcgaaTCGCTGAATGCATTCGATTTCTATTTTTGCTTTCTTCCAACGGTGGTAGCTAAGTTGAGATCGCAGCAGCTCCATACTAGCACGTTCTGATCTTCTACCTGGTATAGCGGTTTTGAGACGTAGACCAGTAGGAATGACATTGGCGTCTCTTGTCTCTCGCAGAAAGCTAATGTGTTCCTCCTCCTTGATCATCTTTATCTTGGTTTTCTCAAAGCCtctaaataggttgctggttcCGGGTCCGTACCGGTTAtccaatctgtttttgaaggtggtagacaatggtacagtgaaaacatcttgtcgaacttgcattgtcttatttatttaatgtaacacgacgtttcggttggtaagtatctccaaccgttatcaagtgtaaactgacagcaaactactattctataggcttatatactagatgtgtgtaGCTATGTGgaagggaaagtcatccgtgaaaagagttggggggggggggaggacacgcctctctctagatcctacactgtcctgaaacgtcgtgttacattaaataaataagacaatgcaagttcaacaagatgttttttaatatgtatgttaaatacatttttattaactacATCCACAAATTTTTCGTAACAGGGTATGTCTGTATTTTCCGCTACCAATCGGTCCGCTGTACGTTTTAAGGTTGTCCCAACTCCCTCCGGGGCACCTTTACCATGTCCAGCCTCACTGTATGACCAAGAAATCttgttaatatttgtaaatttagttGGCAAATAATACCCAATGATATTAAACATCGTCTTGTTGCGGTATTGTGTACTAGGGCTATCCGAAAGAAAATAGATGGTATTTATCAATGGCCTGGAAAAACGTTCTAAAATTGGAATCAAGTGAGATGCAATTGCTTTGGCATCATGTCTAAGACTCGGAGATATAGTGGAAAATGAGCTTACCCGATCCTTGCTGTAAGCAACGCTGATGCCTGTGCCTCGGAGAAATATTTGCATGAATAGTTTTCTGAAAAGTCAATATGAAGAAGCAATTCGGAGTCATTAAGTGACTTTTTGAGTGTTGATAATGTTCATATATTTTGGAAGAAGCAAGAACACCTCCTGAACAAGATTGTAGTGAGATATTGTAATAAGAGTGTAAAAGATGTGTTAAAAGAGTGATTTAAGTGCAAACAATAGACCAAATATGTCTATATGTGTTTTTTGTGAGGAATCTATACCATCACGAAAAAAACTGCCATGTAGTGAATGTAAAAACGCTTCGCATATCAACTGCGTTCACAAGTCCGTCGATGTAGCCAATTTGATTTCTGAAGTAAGAGGTTTATCCTGGAAGTGTGATGAATGTGTTTCAAAATGTATTTCCATTGACCAATCACGTTTAAAACTTCTCGTAAATGAGCATGTACAATCATCACTGGCTTCTATTACTGCTGCTTTTGAATCCCTAAAATCTGATTTAGTTACTGTAATCTCTGAGAAGATCTTAAGTGTCAAGTCGGCGACTACTGCACCGGTGAGCTATTCAAGTATAGCAAAAAATAACACTCAACCTGCTGTCTTGGTAGTGCCAAAGAACCAAGCCCAGACCACTGAAAAGACCAAGGAAGATATAACCCATCGAATTAACCCATCGGAATTGAATTTACAGTTAACCAAAGTAAAAGCGGTTAAAAATGGTTCCATTGTCGTAGGCTGTAAAAGtcaggaagaaaaaaaaaacgtttagaGAGATGGCTCAAGAAAAGTTAGCTGATTCCTATGAAATTAAGGAGCTTCACGGAATTAGTCCTAGGGTTCGTATAGTAGGTTTTagggaaaattataataatgacgaatttcttaatttaattaaacaaataaataaagatgtatttttttctgaatccatatgtaatgtttttaaaatatgtacgacaaaaaaaagtgacaagGTATTTCAGGCTGTTGTTCAATTAGATAGAGCGACATATGATAGGATCATAAAGGTGGGCACTGTTTTTGTGGGATATGATGCGTGCTCTGTATTTGATGGTGTTGAAGTAAATCGCTGCTTTAACTGTAATGAATTTAAccattcttcaaaaaattgcattaaaactCAAATTTGTCCCAGATGTAGTGAAAATCACTCAGTAAAAGAATGCAAATCTTCCACATTAAAATCTTCTAATTGTATTAATCATAATTCTCATAATcgtggcaacactgtcaaatcGGATCATGCTGCTTGGGATATATCGGTATGTTCGGTTTTCAAGAATGCGTGTGCAAAACTACGGGCAAATATTCTCGGCCAATAGCAATTAATCGATAATTTCATAGCTCAAGGTGCTGCTTCTGTACCTGCCCATCTAACGATTTTGAACTATGCTCCTGCATTGACCCCGCCCGTATTGATGGCGCCTACTGCGAGCAACCAAAATTATTATACTGCACCGAGTACCGGATTTAGTAAGCGCTTTTTGATCTATTATCAGAACGTACGTGGCTTGAGAACAAAGACTGCAGATTTATTAAATAGCACCTCTGCGTGTTGGTATGATCTAATGGCGCTTACTGAGACATGGCTCGATTTGTCAATATCTGATGGTGAGGTGGTTGCGGCTGTGTACAATGTCTTTCGAGCCGATAGAGATTTTCTAAATACGGGAAAATCACGAGGTGGGGGCTGTCTGATAGccgttaataaaaagtttaatgcttttaaaatagatgTAAATCAAAGTGTTGATCTTGAGCCCGGTATAGATATTGTTGGTGTTAAGATTGTATTAGATTTCTcgtcaattttagtttttgctgTATATCTTCCTCCTCCAGTATCTCCTGAAACTTTGGAAAATCTGTTTGAGTGTCTAACATCCCTTGACTGCATTTTTGGTAATAATATTTGCATAttgggtgattttaatctacCTAATTACGTTAACTGTAACAATTCTCAAGATAAGCATATTTTAATACTGCAGAACTTTATAACTTTTCTTAATTGCAATCAAAGCAACTctatacaaaattcaaataacagAATTCTTGATTTGGTCataaacaataatgaaaattgcATAGTGGAAAAATCTTTGGATCCGTTGTTAACCGAAGATACTCACCATCCTGCTCTTGATATTTCGTTAAAATATTGCCACTCTATGAATTTTAAGCGTAAGACACTTTTTAACCTACAAAAtgcatttaactttaaaaaagctaattttcctaatttatatGATGCCTTTTCAAAGACTGATTGGTCATTTATGGAA
The sequence above is a segment of the Anthonomus grandis grandis chromosome 20, icAntGran1.3, whole genome shotgun sequence genome. Coding sequences within it:
- the LOC126747999 gene encoding uncharacterized protein LOC126747999 codes for the protein MAPTASNQNYYTAPSTGFSKRFLIYYQNVRGLRTKTADLLNSTSACWYDLMALTETWLDLSISDGEVVAAVYNVFRADRDFLNTGKSRGGGCLIAVNKKFNAFKIDVNQSVDLEPGIDIVGVKIVLDFSSILVFAVYLPPPVSPETLENLFECLTSLDCIFGNNICILGDFNLPNYVNCNNSQDKHILILQNFITFLNCNQSNSIQNSNNRILDLVINNNENCIVEKSLDPLLTEDTHHPALDISLKYCHSMNFKRKTLFNLQNAFNFKKANFPNLYDAFSKTDWSFMEATVSVEHQFKVFYDLILKELDSFVPKYPNIPRRNFPPWFTNSIIRDIKLKSFHYNKFKKYGRTDDINTFKLLRNKSKGDISKSYYQYVSNVESSIINNPNKFWSFIKN